A stretch of the Veillonella parvula DSM 2008 genome encodes the following:
- a CDS encoding GNAT family N-acetyltransferase — protein MIIQILDHITEEIKQIRIDVFMKEQGFEDEFDEIDETAKFVLLSIDGKAAGTCRYFPSDVAGDAHIGRMAVRKLYRGQHLGTKIMMAAENAIRRDGFKTCSLSAQVQAKPFYESLGYRAEGEEYLDEGCPHVMMQKVL, from the coding sequence ATGATTATTCAAATCTTAGATCATATAACAGAGGAAATAAAACAAATTCGTATCGATGTATTTATGAAAGAACAGGGTTTTGAAGACGAGTTTGATGAAATCGATGAGACTGCAAAGTTTGTGCTCTTATCCATTGATGGTAAAGCGGCTGGTACGTGTCGATATTTTCCCAGTGATGTAGCTGGAGATGCACATATTGGTCGCATGGCGGTACGTAAGTTGTATCGTGGACAACATTTAGGTACTAAGATTATGATGGCCGCTGAAAATGCTATTCGCCGTGACGGATTTAAGACGTGTTCCTTGTCGGCGCAAGTACAGGCCAAACCATTCTATGAATCCCTTGGATATCGTGCTGAAGGAGAAGAATACCTAGATGAAGGATGTCCTCACGTGATGATGCAGAAAGTATTATAA